From one Anticarsia gemmatalis isolate Benzon Research Colony breed Stoneville strain chromosome 20, ilAntGemm2 primary, whole genome shotgun sequence genomic stretch:
- the Mybbp1A gene encoding MYB binding protein 1a: MPILATKMNEESDAVKPQVESKVTASVLDAFDLLKAPKDDVKLNGGSKIISQLQGSENEKDLKYVLKRLVRSLGANLPDMRTGYFATLVALLSNFEQVSVAQLLELIKKELHSNGSSKSEVGDVALGQILVCGAIFRSGRIFKCTSEEQAQVIQLLLNAGKKKSYLSTVAYLILLDFVKGVDEEQFGSVIWPLLKADFKKDIKEHSLDSLYFLMVISSKFPDKVKLRKLIGATEILCEDNIHTICEKIMTGIDFNTVGHPIYKEIATKMADSPHLQLFWTSGIDSQLVKHNRNRELVAVNMLTTILNNITENMEILPELISKNFFKLFMDWFKGLQTASKIRSKRDNEDDNKIMIKKQRELLNTLAKVLKSKKVDNSVQVAILKKMLFNPGEINFTEITGTTLVKSIISDLNEDGVKKMAKLFKGVLLNTSKKAIKEDVERNWYNNERVKAAELLSYLVSHESVKDDTEFKLTYMKLLMCFGFFKVGGDEAVTISSELSSSIKSCFYRCFTSRFSNVDNLVEVLSSLCGFICGILEKEQVRTKIEKQFPQENMECWELLMEVCQTIEKNDTKSKVDKVFLILLYQLGLFLFSEPTHVKIARSSIKELKSCYEHYRKGKKKKPKIVKEGDLSSEPEWIEVLVEVLLSILSAESSVLRSVVQCVFRLLWEFLTPSSIGQIVSVLDPESDSNPLTQDNSDAEDDENEEEEEGENEEDSEAETEDDDESDSQMEDDDEEDLKIPDQLKIAVQKALGAAAPESDTESIDADMIDEEEGKKLDDALAEAFKQFRHGKGKATKKDRKDKKALSDFRIRVLDLIDIYLEKDPSMDVCLGMIAPLTRCLEFCIQDNQFSELENRLRKTIKSLGKVRKFSSIDGVDMETLSEYLKATIDKGGRSHFLFQALGDVITFFATFIIHCSLKIKQPKSPKKVKSCPPFVNILKESLQSYFQNRNCMLPIIFFHNVLQTEWDGSYELVPVIIENIFNDNVRHFRRSEGLELLAGFYRSLKRNKPTTDKSLKNLLSIEANFESTLVKTLKSETEFAVKNNFFVLLKKLINTMKMFHESCNVESKLDFKAILDIVGSCKGSVSQINNKQANEKQNNQQKQNKKSKKNKKKRKLEQMNGHAEPKQKKIKKTSESE; the protein is encoded by the exons ATGCCAATTTTAGCCACTAAAATGAATGAAGAAAGTGATGCTGTTAAGCCCCAGGTGGAAAGCAAAGTGACAGCATCTGTTCTGGATGCATTTGATCTACTGAAAGCTCCAAAAGATGATGTTAAACTCAATGGAGGGAGTAAAATTATTTCGCAGTTACAAGGCAGTGAG AATGAAAAAGACCTGAAGTATGTCCTTAAGCGGCTTGTGCGGAGTTTGGGCGCCAACTTGCCGGACATGAGGACTGGTTACTTTGCCACTTTAGTTGCATTGTTGTCGAACTTTGAACAAGTATCTGTAGCTCAATTACTAGAGCTTATTAAAAAGGAACTTCACAGTAATGGTTCTTCTAAAAgc GAGGTTGGAGATGTGGCCCTAGGTCAAATATTAGTCTGTGGTGCCATATTTCGTTCTGGACGCATTTTCAAATGTACCAGTGAGGAGCAAGCCCAAGTAATTCAGTTGCTGTTGAATGCTGGGAAAAAGAAGTCTTATCTCAGCACTGTGGCTTACCTTATACTACTTGATTTTGTTAAAGGG GTTGATGAGGAACAATTTGGTTCAGTTATATGGCCTCTGCTCAAAGCTGACTTTAAAAAAGATATCAAGGAACATTCACTGGActccttatattttttaatggtaaTCAGCTCAAAATTTCCTGATAAAGTGAAACTGAGAAAACTGATTGGTGCCACTGAGATTTTATGTGAagataacatacatacaatatgtgaaaaaataatg acTGGTATAGATTTCAACACAGTTGGACATCCTATCTACAAGGAAATAGCTACAAAAATGGCTGATTCCCCGCACCTACAATTGTTCTGGACATCTGGCATTGATAGCCAACTTGTTAAACACAACAGGAACAGAGAACTAGTAGCTGTCAACATGCTCACTACTATACTCAATAACATCACTGAGAACATGGAAATATTGCCAGAATTGATCAGCAAAAActttttcaaactatttatGGACTGGTTTAAAGGACTACAGACTGCTAGCAAAATCAGAAGCAAAAGGGACAATGAGgatgacaataaaattatgataaaaaagcAAAGAGAGCTTTTGAATACATTGGCCAAAGTCTTGAAATCAAAAAAGGTTGACAATAGTGTACAAGTTGCAATATTGAAGAAAATGTTATTCAATCCAGGAGAAATTAATTTCACAGAGATCACAGGCACTACTTTGGTGAAATCAATCATTTCTGATCTTAACGAGGATGGCGTTAAGAAAATGGCGAAATTGTTCAAGGGTGTCCTTCTTAATACATCTAAGAAAGCCATCAAAGAGGATGTTGAGAGAAATTGGTACAATAATGAGAGAGTGAAGGCTGCTGAACTTCTATCATACTTAGTGAGCCATGAATCTGTGAAAGATGACACTGAATTCAAACTAACATACATGAAGTTGCTCATGTGTTTTGGCTTCTTCAAAGTTGGTGGTGATGAAGCTGTGACCATCAGCTCTGAATtatcaa GTTCCATCAAGTCATGCTTCTACAGGTGTTTCACATCTCGATTCTCGAATGTTGACAATTTAGTGGAAGTATTGTCATCATTGTGTGGTTTTATCTGCGGAATTCTTGAAAAAGAACAAGTGCGAACTAAAATAGAGAAGCAGTTCCCACAGGAGAACATGGAATGTTGGGAGTTACTTATGGAAGTTTGTCAAACTATTGAAAAGAATGACACAAAGTCAAAGGTTGATAAAGTCTTCCTTATTTTACTTTACCAACTTGGGCTTTTCTTATTTTCCGAACCTACACACGTTAAAATTGCTAGAAGTTCGATAAAGGAACTCAAAAGTTGTTACGAGCACTATagaaaaggaaagaaaaagaAACCCAAGATCGTAAAAGAAGGAGACCTCTCAAGTGAGCCAGAATGGATAGAAGTGCTAGTGGAAGTCCTTCTGTCAATATTATCAGCTGAATCAAGTGTACTCAGATCTGTCGTACAATGCGTATTCAGACTCTTATGGGAATTTTTGACTCCATCATCAATTGGGCAAATAGTCTCAGTGTTAGATCCTGAGAGTGATTCCAATCCACTTACCCAAGACAACTCGGATGCGGAAGATGATGAaaatgaagaagaagaagaaggagaAAATGAAGAGGACAGTGAGGCGGAAACTGAGGATGATGATGAAAGCGATAGCCAAATGgaagatgatgatgaagaaGACTTGAAGATACCAGACCAATTAAAAATCGCCGTACAAAAAGCTTTGGGAGCTGCAGCACCAGAATCAGACACTGAAAGTATAGATGCTGATATGATTGATGAAGAAGAAGGCAAAAAACTTGATGATGCATTAGCAGAGGCCTTCAAACAATTCCGACACGGCAAAGGTAAAGCAACGAAAAAAGATCGTAAGGATAAAAAAGCCTTGTCAGATTTCAGAATCAGAGTTCTGGatcttattgatatttatttagaaaaagatCCATCTATGGATGTTTGTCTTGGTATGATTGCACCTCTTACGAGATGCTTAGAGTTCTGCATCCAAGATAATCAGTTCAGTGAACTGGAGAATAGGCTTAGGAAAACCATAAAGAGTTTGGGCAAGGTGAGAAAATTTTCGTCTATAGATGGTGTTGATATGGAGACACTAAGTGAATACTTAAAAGCGACTATTGATAAAGGGGGAAGATCACATTTCTTGTTTCAAGCCCTTGGTGATGTGATCACATTTTTTGCAACATTCATAATCCACTGCTCATTGAAAATTAAACAGCCTAAATCGCCGAAAAAAGTAAAGTCCTGTCCACcatttgtcaatattttaaaagagtCCTTGCAAAGCTACTTTCAAAATCGTAACTGCATGCTTCCTATCATTTTCTTTCATAATGTTTTGCAAACAGAATGGGATGGTAGCTATGAATTGGTGCCtgtaataattgaaaatatcttTAACGATAATGTTAGGCATTTTCGACGCAGTGAAGGATTGGAATTATTAGCAGGATTTTACCGAAGTCTCAAGAGAAACAAGCCAACTACCGATAAATCTTTAAAGAATCTTTTAAGTATAGAAGCTAATTTTGAAAGTACTTTAGTGAAGACTCTAAAAAGTGAAACAGAATttgcagtaaaaaataatttctttgttttactaaaaaagTTGATTAACACAATGAAAATGTTTCATGAAAGTTGTAATGTTGAAAGCAAGTTAGATTTTAAGGCCATTCTTGATATTGTGGGATCATGTAAGGGCTCTGTTagccaaattaataacaaacaggccaacgaaaaacaaaataatcaacaGAAGCAGAACAAGAAATCtaaaaagaacaaaaagaaaagaaaacttgAACAGATGAATGGTCATGCCGAGCCGaagcaaaagaaaataaagaaaaccaGTGAAAGtgaataa
- the Ube2g1 gene encoding ubiquitin-conjugating enzyme E2G 1 isoform X1 produces the protein MSEPQSSLLLKKQLAELNKNPVEGFSAGLIDDNDIYRWEVLIIGPPDTLYEGGFFKAHLHFPKEYPLRPPRMKFVTEIWHPNIEKNGDVCISILHEPGDDKWGYEKASERWLPVHTVETILISVISMLADPNDESPANVDAAKEWRERYSDFKKKVARCVRKSQEDCF, from the exons ATGTCAGAGCCACAGTCTtcgcttttattaaaaaagcagCTAGCTG AATTAAACAAAAATCCAGTGGAAGGATTTTCTGCTGGGTTGATAGATGACAATGACATATACAGATGGGAAGTCCTCATCATCGGACCTCCAGACACGTTATA tgagGGTGGATTCTTCAAAGCACATTTACATTTTCCTAAGGAATATCCTCTGAGGCCACCTCGGATGAAATTTGTTACTGAAATATGGCATCCAAATA TTGAAAAGAATGGTGATGTGTGCATATCAATACTGCATGAACCTGGTGATGACAAATGGGGTTATGAAAAGGCATCAGAAAGGTGGCTACCAGTACACACAGTGGAGACCATTCTTATAAGTGTTATTTCCATGCTGGCAGACCCTAATGACGAGAGCCCTGCTAATGTTGACGCTGCG AAAGAATGGAGAGAGCGATATTCGGATTTCAAAAAGAAAGTTGCGAGATGTGTTAGGAAAAGTCAAGAAGATTGCTTTTAG
- the Ube2g1 gene encoding ubiquitin-conjugating enzyme E2G 1 isoform X2 — MSEPQSSLLLKKQLAELNKNPVEGFSAGLIDDNDIYRWEVLIIGPPDTLYEGGFFKAHLHFPKEYPLRPPRMKFVTEIWHPNIEKNGDVCISILHEPGDDKWGYEKASERWLPVHTVETILISVISMLADPNDESPANVDAAKEWRESYSEFKRKVAQCVRKSQEDCS, encoded by the exons ATGTCAGAGCCACAGTCTtcgcttttattaaaaaagcagCTAGCTG AATTAAACAAAAATCCAGTGGAAGGATTTTCTGCTGGGTTGATAGATGACAATGACATATACAGATGGGAAGTCCTCATCATCGGACCTCCAGACACGTTATA tgagGGTGGATTCTTCAAAGCACATTTACATTTTCCTAAGGAATATCCTCTGAGGCCACCTCGGATGAAATTTGTTACTGAAATATGGCATCCAAATA TTGAAAAGAATGGTGATGTGTGCATATCAATACTGCATGAACCTGGTGATGACAAATGGGGTTATGAAAAGGCATCAGAAAGGTGGCTACCAGTACACACAGTGGAGACCATTCTTATAAGTGTTATTTCCATGCTGGCAGACCCTAATGACGAGAGCCCTGCTAATGTTGACGCTGCG AAAGAATGGAGAGAATCATATTCGGAGTTTAAAAGGAAAGTAGCACAGTGTGTGAGAAAGAGCCAAGAGGATTGTTCCTAA
- the Rad9 gene encoding cell cycle checkpoint control protein Rad9 codes for MKCHVPGPNVKVLGRTVHALARFGDELYLESLPDCILLRTLNAAESAYAMVKFNKSFFTYFNYNYYSTEDNEGLKCKISMKSALNTFKSPTHMDKQVENLEIKLDPESCKLIFQLKCRHGIVKTHFVSILDCKAMQAVYTKDSVPNRITSPQRILSEALNNFQNSDDQVTIEASPQSLILRNYIDSSVDLTKIIRTQISLKPAEFDSYTIGTETIITFTLKEFRALLAFAEALNLPLQLHFETTGRPAVFIVHNGITFEAHFVLATTKPDNATQATSTQNTSVERGKRKDTSSTQSSARKKPHLDIDISKCLDEDSHLFNFVDIPEDIDVNNKLNGSVNTKKDSVNGKDQSRVDVMDCDNIPGSPTSKTMIKSVFKRCFESTFDPRSIQGVVLAENSDSD; via the exons atgaagtgcCATGTGCCTGGGCCCAACGTTAAAG TTTTAGGGAGAACTGTACACGCTCTTGCAAGGTTTGGAGatgaattatatttagaatCCCTTCCAGACTGTATATTGTTAAGAACACTAAATGCTGCAGAGTCGGCATATGCTATGGTGAAATTTAACAAGAGTTTCTTTACCTATTTCAACTACAATTATTATTCTACTGAAGATAACGAAGGCCTGAAGTGTAAAATATCTATGAAATCGGCGCTCAATACTTTCAAATCTCCGACGCATATGGATAAACAAGTGGAGAACTTGGAAATTAAACTAGATCCGGAATCTTGTAAGCTAATATTCCAGTTGAAATGCAGGCATGGTATTGtcaaaacacattttgtttCAATACTTGACTGTAAAGCGATGCAAGCAGTTTACACCAAAGATTCTGTGCCAAATAG gATCACATCTCCTCAGAGAATATTATCAGAAGCTCTGAACAACTTTCAAAATTCAGATGATCAGGTAACAATAGAAGCAAGTCCACAGTCTCTCATCCTACGCAACTATATAGACAGCAGTGTTGATCTTACTAAGATCATTAGAACACAGATTAGTCTGAAGCCTGCAGAGTTTGACAGCTACACTATAGGAACAGAAACTATTATAACATTCACCCTAAAAGAGTTTAGAGCACTATTAGCTTTTGCAGAAGCACTCAATTTACCACTACAACTCCACTTTGAGACAACTGGAAGACCTGCAGTGTTCATTGTACACAATGGCATCACTTTTGAAGCACACTTTGTATTAGCCACCACAAAGCCTGATAATGCAACACAAGCAACTTCAACTCAGAATACTAGTGTAGAAAGAGGTAAACGGAAAGATACTTCCAGTACCCAGAGCTCTGCTAGAAAGAAACCTCACTTAGACATAGATATTTCGAAATGTTTAGATGAGGACTCCCACTTATTCAATTTCGTAGACATTCCAGAAGATATAGATGTAAATAATAAGTTGAATGGTAGTGTGAATACTAAAAAAGATAGTGTTAATGGTAAAGATCAAAGTAGGGTGGATGTGATGGACTGTGATAACATACCAGGCTCTCCTACATCTAAAACTATGATCAAGTCAGTGTTCAAAAGGTGCTTTGAAAGTACTTTTGATCCAAGAAGTATACAGGGTGTTGTGTTAGCAGAAAACTCGGACAGTGACTAA
- the LOC142981426 gene encoding uncharacterized protein LOC142981426 translates to MELTAEEFVNRLLTKEAEEQPSDSVKPDELVMELPKDFDEKKFNRGRDFYFENCFALTSSMMMGLITVFAIPSILRVLIGSRRSNSTYTAYRRYLSTVLHTVTWFEHDLKPGSKSWKSLYTVRSRHLRASLSSKLKGTGVVSQRDIALTMFGFIGYSTVKPDKFGIRQLKEGDLDAYNYFWRVIGQMIGLEDRYNICRGSYYETLEVCELLLDRVFTPCLENVPEYFEHMARVMLDGMWSVNPTVDVDGFMFTCRALANVPGYIYTENDRVQLQRKLKKCLKGKPIDTGVDIAELMCPATIEGLPKLPPRLLYYKDYETVETAPAYKTLTLRSKYKVFLFNLYVNLYTSYIGRLYFNLNFRFSVLLMRYFPYLAFFRFGFKESYVNILEEDPTDDTKPKKNEEYNKPKEPESFLRAAFSLIW, encoded by the exons ATGGAGCTAACCG CGGAGGAGTTCGTGAACAGACTGCTGACGAAGGAGGCGGAGGAACAGCCCTCAGATAGTGTGAAACCTGATGAACTTGTTATGGAATTACCTAAAGATTTTGACGAAAAGAAATTTAACAG GGGTCGTGACTTCTACTTCGAGAACTGCTTCGCACTGACATCATCAATGATGATGGGCCTTATAACAGTGTTCGCGATACCGTCCATATTGCGAGTGCTGATTGGCTCGCGCCGCTCCAACTCAACATACACGGCATACAGACGGTACCTCTCTACTGTGCTGCACACCGTCACTTGGTTTGAACACGACTTGAAACCTGGCAGCAA ATCATGGAAGTCGCTGTACACGGTCCGTAGCAGACACTTGAGAGCCAGTCTATCTTCCAAACTGAAGGGCACCGGCGTCGTGTCGCAGAGAGACATCGCACTCACGATGTTTGGCTTCATCGGCTACTCAACTGTTAAGCCTGACAAGTTTGGTATTCGTCAGTTAAAGGAAGGAGATTTGGATGCGTATAACTACTTCTGGAGAGTCATCGGGCAGATGATCGGCCTCGAAGACAG gtACAATATCTGCAGGGGGTCTTACTACGAAACTTTAGAAGTTTGTGAGCTCCTACTAGACCGTGTGTTTACTCCCTGCCTGGAGAATGTGCCGGAGTACTTCGAGCACATGGCGCGGGTGATGCTGGACGGCATGTGGTCCGTCAACCCCACTGTCGATGTGGACGGCTTCATGTTCACGTGCAGGGCTCTCGCCAATGTCCCCGGCTACATCTACACGGAGAACGACAGAGTACAACTGCAACGGAAACTTAAAAAATGCTTGAAAGGCAAACCTATAGATACCG GCGTCGACATAGCTGAGCTCATGTGTCCGGCAACGATAGAAGGCCTCCCGAAGCTCCCGCCGCGGCTGCTCTATTACAAAGACTACGAGACAGTGGAAACCGCGCCTGCGTACAAAACGCTTACCCTCAGATCCAAATACAAGGTTTTCTTGTTCAACCTTTATGTAAATCTTTACACTTCCTACATAGGCCGCCTTTATTTCAACCTTAATTTTAGATTTAGTGTATTGTTGATGAGGTACTTCCCCTACCTAGCCTTCTTCAGGTTTGGTTTCAAAGAATCGTACGTTAATATATTAGAGGAAGACCCTACTGACGACACTAAACCGAAGAAAAACGAAGAGTACAATAAGCCGAAAGAGCCTGAATCGTTTTTGAGGGCTGCATTTAGTCTAATTTGGTAG
- the LOC142981427 gene encoding uncharacterized protein LOC142981427 — MIFYQLFLYLFITCGSGSDWVSDWMNPIQSQFRDESRRNTNGDIKSFNEDAGQAASAKSYSPDSPILPKEITFRSPGNELSTASLKMKLEETLQNAKTLAESLKTQITELVNREKSLKEAVVNGRFGVSTLTVSTVNQVPRSYIIRDGHWSLCNGMIQIPVTAQGSQTNLFSELFNEPRCIGREVSTIQDPCVFNSVIKYEIVPTHRALEYAEEDYLCLKPAFNKTLERYMSVTKQVMNETCKEGVIRSLAENVVECGIRVLSEYSFYPFRSSAAASLPLEYCNEKDGSCKLITAWHISNITIENYEFLKNEHSFKKYFINTGPYIEHVI; from the exons ATGATTTTCtatcagttatttttatatttgtttataacatgCGGGAGCGGTTCTGATTGG GTCTCAGACTGGATGAATCCAATACAAAGTCAATT CCGAGATGAATCAAGACGCAATACAAACGGTGACATCAAGTCTTTCAACGAAGATGCTGGACAAGCAGCTTCAGCGAAGAGTTATTCACCAGACAGTCCAATTCTTCCCAAAGAAATAACATTTAGATCACCCGGCAACGAGCTGTCTACCGCAAGTCTTAAGATGAAGTTAGAGGAGACGTTACAGAATGCAAAGACTTTGGCAGAGTCTTTGAAAACACAAATCACTGAACTGGTCAACCGTGAGAAGAGTTTGAAGGAAGCTGTTGTGAATGGCAG gtTTGGAGTGTCGACTCTGACAGTATCGACGGTGAACCAGGTGCCTCGCTCGTACATCATCCGCGACGGCCACTGGTCGCTGTGTAACGGCATGATTCAGATCCCCGTGACAGCGCAGGGCTCACAGACAAACCTCTTTAGTGAACTCTTCAACGAGCCCAGATGCATCGGGAGAGAG GTATCGACAATTCAAGACCCGTGTGTGTTCAACTCGGTCATTAAGTACGAGATAGTGCCGACTCACCGAGCGCTAGAATACGCCGAGGAAGACTATCTGTGCCTCAAGCCAGCCTTCAACAAAACTTTGGAGAGATACATGAGCGTAACTAAACAAGTTATGAATGAAACGTGCAAGGAAG GAGTTATCAGGAGTCTTGCTGAGAACGTCGTCGAGTGTGGGATAAGAGTACTATCTGAGTACAGCTTCTACCCATTCAGGAGTTCTGCAGCAGCAAGTCTACCACTCGAGTATTGCAACGAGAAGGACGGCTCGTGCAAACTGATTACAGCGTGGCACATCTCTAATATCACCATAGAGAACTATGAATTCTTAAAAAATGAACACagtttcaaaaagtattttataaatactggACCATATATTGAACATGTCATTTAA
- the Es2 gene encoding ess-2 splicing factor homolog: MSEQNVAPKPGAAALENMKLLKHESSIFKVPKVPKKKNSKKAEVLDEDVYVEGIAKIIQRDFFPDLEKLKAQNEFLEATENKDYARLRELTRKYSGSRPPTEPYNSPATFDTPHLDRPFTPSEGAAAGGDPVETRSASHSQDKPKDITDNHSLDSFLSTHTSEDNASYDRVIALEDKKRAAKLATQMQAEITSAALADSALALPSIEQQADQTDRPHELDTWRYKAKNYIMYVPDGAGSQRAPPKPELVHHNTRLKAEPFDHIKNKEAITAIARSQDASVTGKIGVDGVSISTEKPGGEYSFVATPSPRPGEGPDQSPLMTWGEIEGTPFRLDGGDTPLPAVGAGAAYRMLEGGVRERIALQLAEQVAKRRRPTTPRVAPPTPSFRSNTERLASMSPAARKLAAKHLLSPRLRLTPNDMGILSHATPKRTPTPQRRPLVATPNASKQATSRTNSSGNTNTTGAEDNNLTDNLLQINVAKRSRLKAADFFEI; encoded by the exons ATGTCGGAACAAAATGTGGCGCCTAAACCTGGGGCAGCTGCTCTAGAAAATATGAAGCTGCTGAAACATGAGAGTTCTATTTTCAAGGTTCCTAAAGTCCCTAAGAAGAAAAACTCTAAGAAAGCGGAAGTATTGGACGAAGATGTTTATGTTGAG GGGATAGCCAAGATAATTCAAAGAGATTTCTTTCCTGATttagaaaaattaaaagcaCAAAATGAATTTTTGGAGGCAACGGAAAACAAAGACTATGCTAGACTTAGAGAATTGACCAGAAAATATAGTGGAAGTAGACCACCTACAGAACCat ATAATTCTCCAGCAACATTTGACACACCCCACTTGGACAGGCCATTCACTCCATCTGAAGGAGCTGCTGCAGGAGGAGACCCAGTGGAAACACGGAGTGCATCACATTCACAGGACAAACCCAAAGACATCACAGACAATCACTCACTAG ATTCATTTCTGTCAACCCACACAAGTGAAGACAATGCGAGCTACGACAGGGTCATTGCACTCGAGGACAAGAAGCGCGCCGCCAAGTTAGCGACGCAGATGCAGGCAGAGATTACATCCGCTGCACTTGCCGACTCTGCACTCGCACTGCCCTCTATAGAGCAGCAGGCAGATCAGACTGATAGGCCACATGAG ctGGACACATGGCGGTATAAAGCCAAGAACTACATAATGTACGTGCCGGACGGGGCGGGGTCACAGCGCGCGCCGCCTAAACCTGAGCTAGTGCACCACAACACAAGACTCAAAGCTGAACCGTTCGACCATATTAAGAACAAAGAGGCTATTACTGCTATTGCGAGGAGTCAG GATGCAAGTGTAACAGGCAAGATCGGTGTGGACGGCGTGAGTATATCAACGGAGAAGCCTGGCGGCGAGTACTCGTTCGTagccacaccgtcgccacggCCGGGCGAGGGACCTGATCAGTCGCCGCTCATGACCTGGGGAGAGATCGAGGGCACGCCCTTCAGGCTAGACGGAGGAGACACACCGCTACCCGC tgtgGGTGCGGGAGCGGCTTATCGTATGTTAGAAGGGGGAGTGCGTGAACGCATCGCACTGCAACTCGCTGAACAAGTCGCCAAACGGCGCCGACCAACTACTCCAAGGGTAGCTCCACCAACACCAag TTTCAGATCAAACACTGAACGTCTAGCAAGTATGTCACCTGCGGCGCGGAAATTAGCAGCCAAACATTTATTATCTCCAAGGTTAAGGCTCACGCCTAATGATATGGGTATTTTATCACATGCAACCCCAAAGAGAACGCCTACGCCGCAACGACGGCCACTTGTGGCAACACCGAACGCCAGCAAGCAAGCAACATCACGGACAAATTCATCTGGCAACACTAACACTACCGGCGCAGAAGACAATAATCTTAcagataatttattacaaatcaaTGTTGCCAAGCGATCCAGGTTAAAAGCGGCCGATTTTTTCGAAATATag